One genomic region from Egicoccus sp. AB-alg2 encodes:
- a CDS encoding acyl-CoA carboxylase epsilon subunit: MDTRIEVLHGAPSPEELAALVVALTPVASTPAADEAPGGEGRQVRVPAWTRAALLEGVGGSLAVRPTDLARHPS, translated from the coding sequence GCACGGCGCGCCGAGCCCCGAGGAGCTCGCGGCCCTCGTCGTGGCGTTGACGCCGGTGGCCTCCACGCCCGCGGCTGACGAGGCCCCGGGCGGCGAAGGTCGGCAGGTCCGGGTGCCCGCCTGGACGCGTGCGGCGCTGCTCGAGGGGGTCGGCGGATCGCTGGCCGTGCGGCCCACCGATCTGGCACGTCACCCCAGCTGA